One Zymoseptoria tritici IPO323 chromosome 3, whole genome shotgun sequence genomic region harbors:
- the MgSCP8 gene encoding serine carboxypeptidase (HMMPfam hit to Peptidase S28, Serine carboxypeptidase S28. Has a predicted signal peptide.) has product MRFGLALLAGAAAVEAHNGHHDRPGKWDWNGGYPYGGCNSQHLTGTPPKPGSLNATFAQLIDHSNPSLGTFEQFFFYDTTYWKGPGSPVILFTPGEVNATRYTSYLTTNRTTGVLAQEIGAATIVLEHRYWGVSSPFSDLTTANLRYLTLENSIKDLTYFARTVELPFASKRHPSNAKDVPWVTMGGSYSGALSAWTASVDPGTYWAYHASSAPVQAISDYWSYFLPVQQGMPKNCSQDVSLVIDHMDNILINGTEDEAKELKALFGLQDVSHNDDFMAALENGPWLWQGNQFYNTSGFFTWCDYVEDSVNATGSSVAGPSGVGVEKALAGYAKWFKEVQLPGYCESYDYFHGENNTECFDTYNPDSPMFTDTSLSNTVDRQWVYMTCNEPFGYWQTGAPADRPSIVSRLVTPEYWIRMCGLYFPAGPDGETYGIAKGVTEEDVNAYTGGWDITNTTRLIYVNGGYDPWRESGVSSSDLRPGGPLQSTNEVPVLVVPGGFHTSDLITMNGAVNAGAKEVIDCVVAQLKEWVGEWPKHGRYWRE; this is encoded by the exons ATGAGGTTTGGTCTTGCTTTGCTCGctggagcagcagcagtagaAGCCCACAATGGTCACCATGACCGACCTGGAAAATGGGATTGGAACGGTGGCTATCCCTACGGAGGATGCAATTCACAGCATTTAACTGGAACTCCTCCAAAACCTGGGTCATTGAACGCTACTTTCGCTCAACTCATCGACCACAGCAACCCGAGCTTGGGCACATTTGAACAGTTCTTCTTCTACGATACGACATACTGGAAAGGCCCCGGATCCCCGgtcatcctcttcacccCAGGCGAAGTCAATGCAACAAGATACACCAGCTATCTCACCACGAATCGTACAACCGGCGTCCTCGCCCAAGAGATTGGCGCCGCGACCATCGTGCTCGAACACCGT TACTGGGGTGTTTCCAGCCCCTTCAGCGACCTCACTACCGCCAATCTCAGATATCTCACCCTCGAAAACTCCATCAAAGACCTGACCTACTTCGCCCGCACCGTTGAACTCCCCTTCGCCTCCAAACGCCACCCCAGCAATGCCAAAGATGTTCCCTGGGTGACGATGGGCGGCTCATACTCTGGTGCCCTCTCCGCCTGGACTGCTTCCGTTGACCCTGGAACATACTGGGCATACCATGCATCGAGCGCGCCTGTACAAGCCATCTCTGACTACTGGTCTTACTTCCTTCCTGTACAACAAGGCATGCCGAAGAATTGCAGTCAAGACGTCTCCTTGGTAATTGACCACATGGACAACATCCTTATCAACGGCACGGAAGACGAAGCCAAGGAATTGAAGGCCCTCTTTGGACTGCAGGACGTCAGTCATAACGACGACTTCATGGCCGCCCTGGAAAATGGTCCTTGGCTATGGCAGGGAAATCAGTTCTACAACACCAGCGGCTTCTTCACGTGGTGCGACTACGTCGAAGACAGCGTCAACGCCACCGGATCGAGCGTTGCAGGTCCTTCCGGTGTCGGAGTCGAAAAGGCACTCGCCGGCTACGCGAAGTGGTTCAAAGAAGTCCAACTGCCCGGATACTGCGAATCGTACGACTACTTCCACGGTGAAAACAACACGGAGTGTTTCGATACCTACAACCCTGATTCACCGATGTTCACCGACACGAGTCTGAGCAATACAGTCGACCGACAATGGGTCTATATGACCTGCAATGAACCCTTCGGATACTGGCAGACGGGCGCGCCAGCAGATCGCCCGAGCATTGTATCCCGCCTCGTGACGCCAGAATACTGGATCCGCATGTGCGGCCTCTATTTCCCAGCCGGTCCGGATGGAGAGACGTACGGCATCGCCAAAGGCGTCACGGAAGAGGATGTCAATGCCTACACGGGCGGGTGGGACATTACCAATACAACGCGGTTGATCTACGTCAACGGCGGGTATGATCCGTGGAGAGAATCGGGAGTGTCGTCGTCTGATCTGAGGCCTGGCGGACCATTGCAGAGTACCAATGAAGTGCCGGTATTGGTCGTGCCTGGAGGTTTTCATACAAGTGACTTGATTACCATGAATGGAGCAGTCAATGCAGGGGCGAAGGAGGTTATCGATTGCGTTGTGGCGCAGTTGAAGGAGTGGGTCGGAGAGTGGCCGAAGCATGGAAGGTATTGGAGGGAGTAA